CCCTGCTCATGTGACCTTCCCCAGGGCATAAGCCTGCGTTCCCAGCGTCAGCACTTGATCCTCCGGCAGCACTGTCGCGACCGGCACGTCCGGCAAACCCGCCAACTCCTCATACAACGGCGCGAAATCGGTCTCGACCGTCAGCCGCAGCAGTTCATCGAAGCTCGGGATGACGAAATAATTCTGCTGGAAATCATCGATCCGGTACTCGGTCCGCATCACGCGGTTCAAGTCGAAGGCGATGCGGTTGGGGCTGGGGTCGTCCAAAGCAAAGCGGCTTTCGGCGAAGCTCGACACGATGCCCGAGCCGTAGATGCGCAAACCTTCCGGCTCGGCGATCAGGCCGAATTCGACCGTGTACCAATAGAGCCGACCGAGATATTTGAGCGCATCCAGCCCCAGCGCCCGCTGTCCGCCACGCCCGTAGGCCGCGAGATAATCGGCGAACACCGGGTCGGCGAGCATCGGGACATGGCCGAACACGTCGTGGAACACGTCGGGTTCCTGCAGATAATCGAGCTGATCGGGCCGGCGGATGAAATTGCCCGCGACGAAGCGGCGGTTGGCCATGTGATCGAAGAACACGTCGTCGGGGACCAGCCCGTGGACCGCGACGACTTGCCAGCCGGTGAGCTGCATCAACCGCTCCGACAATTCTTCGAAATCGGGGATGCCGGGCTTGCTAAGCTTGAGCACGTCGAGCCCGCGCAGATAGGCGTTGGAGGCGCGACCAGGCAGCAATTTCGCCTGCCGTTCGAACAAAGTGTCCCACACGCGGTGTTCCTCGGGCGTGAAATGCGCCCAATCCTGCGGGATCGTCCAATCGGCGGACGCACCCTCGGGCGGGCGGTCCAGAACATGCGTATCGTCAGTCATGCGCTTAGCCTATCATAGCGGTGCTGCAGCAGGAACCAGGTTACCGATGAAACCACCGTCGAAACGATTATGGGCGCTGGAAGTGCCGCGTGGGGCTTTCGGTCTGGCATCGCTCGCCTTTGCGGGAGCAACACTGGCGCAGGGGCCGCGCGGCGACGGGCGACCGGTGCTGCTGCTGCCCGGTCTCTTCAATGGCGACCGGTCGAACATGTTCCTGCGGCGCTATCTCGTTTCGCTCGGCTACCGCGCCGAGGGGTGGGGACTTGGGCGTAATTTCGGTGCGCGGGCGATCGGGGCGGAGGGCGATCGGCTGATCGACCGTGTTCGTGCGCTCCACGACGAAACGGGCGAGCGCGTGACGCTGGTCGGAGTCAGCCTCGGCGGGATCATGGCACGCTTCGTGGCGCATCAGGCGCCTGATCTGGTGCGCGAGGTGATCACAATCAGCTCACCGTTCGCTGGCAGCCCGCGCGCGACCAATGTGTGGCGCGCGTTCGAGGCGCTGACCGGTGAACGGATCGACGCGCCCGAGGTGATCGCGCGCTCGGCGCTGATCGCGCAGCCGCTGCCGGTGCCGACCAGCGCGATCTGGAGCCGCAGCGACGGGCTGGTCAACGGGATGATCTGCCACGATGGCGATGGCCGCGCGGTCGAAGTGCGCAGCAGCCATCTCGGGGTACAGGTGCGCCCTCAGGTCTTGCTCGCGGTGGCGCAGGTGTTGGGGGGCGTCGCCTGACCGCCTATTCGTGCGCGATATACCCAGTGTATCGGTCGCAATCGTCGCGCTTGTGCTTGCGGCAGTCCTTTTCCCAGCGCTTGCGTTCGGCGCCCTCGCGTTCCTCGGCCTTGCGCATCTTCTTGCCATAGTTGCGGTCGGCCTCGGACTGGCTCGTCGTGCTCCAATCGACCGCCTTGCCCACGGCTTTTACCGGCAGCGTCACGACATCGACCGCCGCCTTGGCGAGGCAGCCGCCGCTCAGCACGGGCAACAGCAACACGGTCGCGAGCAGGGCTTTGCGGATCATTGCGGCGCTTTCGCTTTCGCACGCCATGTGGCGCGCGCTTCCACCCCTATATAGGCGAAGTCGGTGAAGACGCCATCGACGCCGAGATCGAGAAACCGCGCAATCTCCTCCGTCAGTCGCCCGTGCGCGGCGGGGTCGGTCCCGGTGCGCAGGCTCGGCGGCAGGAACATGTTCTCCGCGCGGAAAGTCCATGGATGGAGCCGCAGGCCGACCGCGTGCGCGTCCGCGACCAGCGTGCCAGGGGCAGCGTCGCCCTTCTGGATCATGTCCTTGTTGGGGCCGATGCCGTAAGCATACGCCGCGACCGCCTTCAGGCCCGCAGGCGTTGCCATAGCAGCATAGCTTGGCGCGGCCCCGTCGGGGGGAGCGCCGTTTCCGTCCATCAACTGGATCAGGCGCAGGCCCGTCATCGTGTGCAGCCGCTTGAGATTGTCGACTTCGAACGACTGGATGAACACCGGGTCACCGGGCTTGCTCCACCCCGCCGCCTTCAACTGCGCGACCAGC
Above is a genomic segment from Sphingomonas sp. HMP6 containing:
- the phhA gene encoding phenylalanine 4-monooxygenase, producing the protein MTDDTHVLDRPPEGASADWTIPQDWAHFTPEEHRVWDTLFERQAKLLPGRASNAYLRGLDVLKLSKPGIPDFEELSERLMQLTGWQVVAVHGLVPDDVFFDHMANRRFVAGNFIRRPDQLDYLQEPDVFHDVFGHVPMLADPVFADYLAAYGRGGQRALGLDALKYLGRLYWYTVEFGLIAEPEGLRIYGSGIVSSFAESRFALDDPSPNRIAFDLNRVMRTEYRIDDFQQNYFVIPSFDELLRLTVETDFAPLYEELAGLPDVPVATVLPEDQVLTLGTQAYALGKVT
- a CDS encoding esterase/lipase family protein, which gives rise to MKPPSKRLWALEVPRGAFGLASLAFAGATLAQGPRGDGRPVLLLPGLFNGDRSNMFLRRYLVSLGYRAEGWGLGRNFGARAIGAEGDRLIDRVRALHDETGERVTLVGVSLGGIMARFVAHQAPDLVREVITISSPFAGSPRATNVWRAFEALTGERIDAPEVIARSALIAQPLPVPTSAIWSRSDGLVNGMICHDGDGRAVEVRSSHLGVQVRPQVLLAVAQVLGGVA
- a CDS encoding glycerophosphodiester phosphodiesterase, which gives rise to MSQALTSPIVIAHRGASGLRPEHTIASYTLAIEQGADFIEPDLVLTKDDVFVCRHENDITGTTDVARHPEFAARKTEKVIDGENHVGWFTEDFTLAELKTLRAVERLPKLRPDNAKYDGQFEVPTLAEVIALAKKHSKGGRVVGIYPETKHPSYFAGIGHPMEARLVAQLKAAGWSKPGDPVFIQSFEVDNLKRLHTMTGLRLIQLMDGNGAPPDGAAPSYAAMATPAGLKAVAAYAYGIGPNKDMIQKGDAAPGTLVADAHAVGLRLHPWTFRAENMFLPPSLRTGTDPAAHGRLTEEIARFLDLGVDGVFTDFAYIGVEARATWRAKAKAPQ